One Channa argus isolate prfri chromosome 15, Channa argus male v1.0, whole genome shotgun sequence DNA segment encodes these proteins:
- the fam83ga gene encoding uncharacterized protein fam83ga isoform X1 → MALSQIQCLDENHVNPRTHESKPEFLYCEDQRLALEALLRDGREAFTKHLEARGLRGFLSDLELETFLEAVEPYDPDSDLFPVNAEDDEPPLSLHYWPDLSDTSVPQLDLGWPDSESYRGVTRATVYTQPPLDGQAHIKEVVRKMIAQAQKVIAVVMDVFTDVDIFRDLLDAGFKRRVAVYILLERTTLPHFMSMCQRANMHAGHLKHLRVRCMDGAEFYTRSCTKVKGRMGHRFMFVDGDKAVSGSYNFTWMSSRLDRNLITVVTGQAVDAFDRLFRHLYVTSSSVDLRQIATEPEPEPEPLPQPAAVVPPSAALARKLYNPKYALLTIGNPSQTSTPSADPSSSKEPLNLENSKNPDVPETDKRRKKRASKEAIEVPPLHPGLIDLEKACLISYLPTWPEPDPPSDVIGFINIRDSSKPTQVHMQRSEMFETSQAIRFSSPLSMPKETLPEVAKPRQFTAKCDEVKKLQPMGDKTKAGESLVDSVQPTQLTPQPDDIKCKKEGHEQEPSSGQKSKPTKDTTEAHRITTKNKLLSSTPLVQDAGSNTTPHLIAHTAAQSSSSKVSTPNSHGSSDSTQTVTTNSSKSESLPELNTQNKAETTLNTQRLVAHETQTLESTSTQSPHLHAPAESNSEQCTQEPTGLPPTNSHTQQQSSSEMTSVIHSNISTASASETNSHSTSVTTNVCTPLSSTLASPVLPPLASPSGMLDLTPPSSTTSPPPPIPKPRTIHLVIKGTNEDLPEFSVDRTERLASMGQLVVHSKPEVATVAQTPPEKEPETVLELHTSKMGKQRDTENTGSPEEAPQQERTVASKETKGKGAVALDDTAAETQAQSAVLIPDAPKAGGVHIQEMIPKEINPSTNGKITSKTQTDQTATVVTDTKTLEKALTNCELAQTASETSNNVTQQTHQARGHETQKPSHCETNPPSNGALDNVKCLNASTHSPFSTTANSHSSTDSADDGTSGQISNPSATPPPHMDSKAHMSKDNAHIHAAYQESQLAFKPRGSSHTPERPLRLHLSDTHIRDLRSQTSERELCSLTGLIRAPSSELLPPDSRTHTPDPRSYTPDLQSPTPDGGDGHVSPRDNSTVSTTSEEYYECCESPFRDPIFDSAGYRKNGTPEDHVTFTHTNTPNAATITTSFVSAADVNHNTHPDKNSSCSETQTIMRWEEHTASEENEKEKNVAERRTEQGSQEIETRGKKEAKKTEEHLVRGIDLTEVVEKDNESQPQAPKRKRPLNKSANESLVDGGAALGNSTKEGTDTKRLSTCGLKPDRVSADGERPDKEKVVDKAALKHSKMEKRDRAQSTRDTDGQKPLHGRQQQQGGGSSSPTRTPRPPRPISATQPLGTRLCESHQLNQAESKDLHGSFQVLDKTSSPRRPPSRPPPPMVLGASGSAGGQKQAKISHSQNNLPSQQHPAAQSRVRVGQSPSQHPYLKPHSSLLLTQSNIQPRPHPRSQNQSVSIREAHREEEARAPFTITFGRLYSLKGLRDKMSRLPAQSKKSGKRGGTSSPVQGRKSTS, encoded by the exons ATGGCGCTGTCCCAGATACAGTGCCTTGATGAGAACCACGTGAACCCGCGGACGCACGAGTCAAAACCTGAGTTTCTCTACTGCGAAGACCAGCGGCTCGCGCTAGAGGCTCTGCTCCGGGATGGCCGCGAGGCCTTCACGAAGCACCTGGAGGCGCGCGGCCTCCGAGGCTTCCTCTCGGACCTGGAGCTGGAAACTTTCCTCGAGGCGGTGGAGCCCTACGACCCGGACTCAGATCTCTTCCCCGTGAATGCAGAGGACGACGAACCCCCGCTCTCACTGCACTATTGGCCAGACCTGTCGGACACATCCGTGCCTCAGTTGGACCTGGGTTGGCCCGACAGCGAGTCTTACCGCGGGGTGACGCGGGCGACGGTGTACACGCAGCCGCCGCTCGATGGTCAGGCGCACATCAAAGAGGTCGTCCGGAAAATGATTGCGCAGGCGCAAAAG GTGATAGCTGTGGTGATGGATGTCTTTACTGACGTCGACATCTTCAGAGACTTGCTAGATGCTGGTTTCAAAAGGAGAGTTGCGGTTTACATCCTGTTGGAACGCACAACGCTACCTCATTTCATGTCCATGTGTCAGCGGGCCAACATGCACGCCGGACATCTCAAG caCCTTCGTGTTCGCTGCATGGACGGAGCAGAGTTCTACACTCGGTCCTGCACCAAGGTCAAAGGGCGAATGGGGCACAGATTCATGTTCGTCGATGGAGACAAAGCCGTGTCTGGATCATacaa TTTCACCTGGATGTCTTCACGATTGGACAGAAATCTCATCACCGTGGTCACTGGCCAGGCAGTAGATGCTTTCGACCGGCTTTTCCGGCACCTTTATGTGACCTCCAGCTCCGTTGACCTCCGGCAAATCGCCACGGAGCCTGAACCTGAGCCGGAGCCTCTCCCACAGCCGGCTGCTGTGGTCCCTCCTTCTGCTGCTCTTGCTAGGAAACTGTACAACCCCAAATATGCCCTGCTGACTATAGGAAACCCTAGCCAGACCTCTACCCCTTCTGCTGACCCCAGTAGCTCCAAAGAACCCCTTAATCTGGAGAACTCCAAGAATCCAGATGTTCCAGAAACcgacaagaggagaaagaaacgGGCCAGTAAAGAAGCTATAGAAGTACCCCCCCTCCATCCTGGACTCATTGATCTAGAAAAAGCATGCTTGATCTCATATTTGCCCACGTGGCCAGAGCCTGACCCCCCCAGCGATGTAATTGGGTTCATTAACATTCGAGATTCCAGCAAACCTACTCAGGTTCATATGCAGCGATCTGAGATGTTTGAAACCAGCCAAGCAATCAGGTTCAGCAGTCCACTGAGCATGCCAAAGGAAACCCTTCCAGAGGTTGCCAAGCCCAGACAGTTCACTGCTAAATGTGACGAGGTGAAAAAACTTCAACCAATGGGAGATAAGACCAAGGCTGGTGAGTCTCTGGTAGACAGTGTTCAGCCAACACAACTCACTCCACAGCCCGATGAcatcaaatgtaaaaaggaaGGGCATGAACAGGAGCCTTCATCTGGACAGAAGTCTAAACCTACCAAGGACACTACTGAGGCTCACAGAATCACCACAAAGAATAAACTGCTTTCAAGCACACCTCTTGTCCAAGATGCAGGCAGCAACACTACACCTCACCTCATTGCACACACAGCTGCCCAATCCAGCAGCAGCAAGGTGTCCACTCCTAACAGTCACGGGTCTTCAGACAGCACACAGACTGTCACAACAAACAGTTCTAAGTCAGAGTCACTTCCAGAATTGAACActcaaaacaaagcagaaacgactttaaacacacaaaggcTTGTTGCACATGAGACACAAACACTGGAGTCTACCAGCACACAGTCTCCACACCTGCATGCGCCAGCTGAGTCAAACTCAGAGCAGTGCACACAAGAACCAACAGGGCTGCCACCTactaattcacacacacagcaacaaagcTCCTCTGAAATGACTTCAGTCATCCACAGCAACATTTCTACAGCCTCTGCTTCTGAAACAAACTCTCACTCCACTAGTGTAACTACAAATGTCTGCACTCCTTTGTCCTCCACTTTAGCTTCTCCTGTCCTTCCTCCTCTCGCCTCTCCTTCTGGAATGTTAGATCTTACCCCTCCTTCTTCCACCACATCCCCACCTCCGCCAATCCCCAAACCTCGTACCATCCATCTGGTTATCAAAGGCACCAATGAGGATCTGCCAGAGTTCAGTGTTGACAGGACTGAGCGCTTGGCCAGCATGGGACAACTGGTGGTCCACAGTAAGCCCGAGGTAGCAACTGTGGCGCAGACCCCACCAGAAAAAGAGCCAGAGACCGTCCTAGAACTACACACTAGCAAAATGGGGAAGCAAAGAGACACTGAGAACACAGGAAGTCCTGAAGAAGCTCCACAACAAGAACGGACTGTGGCTTCCAAAGAGACAAAGGGTAAGGGAGCAGTTGCACTAGATGATACTGCAGCAGAAACACAAGCCCAGTCAGCAGTTTTGATACCTGATGCTCCAAAGGCAGGCGGTGTGCATATTCAAGAAATGATTCCAAAAGAAATCAACCCATCTACAAATGGCAAAATAAcctcaaagacacaaacagaccaAACAGCCACAGTAGTGACAGACACCAAGACCTTAGAAAAAGCCCTGACCAACTGTGAGTTGGCTCAAACAGCAAGTGAAACAAGCAACAATGTgacacaacagacacatcaagCAAGAGGACATGAAACTCAAAAGCCATCACATTGTGAAACGAATCCACCCAGTAATGGTGCGTTAGACAATGTGAAGTGTCTAAACGCTTCAACACACTCTCCTTTTTCTACCACAGCTAACTCCCATTCATCCACAGACAGTGCTGACGATGGCACAAGTGGTCAGATAAGTAATCCAAGTGCCACACCACCACCTCATATGGACAGTAAGGCACATATGTCAAAAGATAACGCGCACATCCACGCCGCCTATCAAGAATCACAACTTGCCTTCAAACCACGGGGAAGCTCACACACTCCAGAAAGACCTCTGCGCTTGCatctgtctgacacacacattcgAGACCTGCGCTCGCAGACCTCGGAGCGAGAACTGTGTTCACTCACTGGTCTCATACGCGCCCCAAGTTCAGAATTGTTGCCTCCAGATTCACGAACGCACACGCCAGACCCTCGTTCATACACTCCAGACTTGCAAAGCCCTACGCCTGACGGTGGCGACGGACATGTCTCGCCGAGGGACAACTCCACTGTCTCCACCACCTCGGAGGAATATTATGAGTGTTGTGAGTCACCTTTTCGTGACCCCATTTTTGACAGTGCGGGTTATCGCAAAAACGGGACACCGGAGGATCATGttaccttcacacacacaaatacccCAAATGCTGCAACCATCACCACCTCTTTTGTCAGTGCTGCAGACGTAAATCATAACACTCATCCAGACAAGAATTCATCATGTAGTGAAACACAAACGATAATGAGGTGGGAGGAGCACACTGcaagtgaagaaaatgaaaaggagaaGAATGTGGCAGAGAGGAGAACAGAGCAGGGTTCCCAGGAGATAGAGACGAGAGGCAAAAAGGAAGCTAAGAAAACAGAAGAGCATTTAGTACGAGGTATAGATTTGACAGAGGTAGTGGAAAAAGACAATGAGTCCCAGCCCCAAGCCCCTAAGAGAAAGAGACCTCTGAACAAATCAGCAAATGAGAGTCTGGTCGATGGAGGAGCAGCTCTGGGAAATTCAACCAAAGAGGGAACGGATACAAAGCGATTGTCCACTTGTGGCCTTAAACCTGATAGGGTTTCTGCTGATGGGGAGAGACCAGACAAGGAGAAGGTGGTGGACAAGGCGGCACTGAAACACAGCAAGATGGAAAAGAGAGACAGGGCCCAGTCAACGAGAGACACTGACGGACAGAAG CCTCTCCATGgacgacagcagcagcagggtggTGGGTCGTCTTCTCCTACCAGAACACCCAGACCTCCTCGACCCATTTCAGCCACCCAGCCTTTGGGGACTCGTCTTTGTGAAAGTCATCAGCTAAACCAGGCAGAAAGCAAGGATCTTCACGGTAGCTTTCAAGTCTTAGATAAAACCTCATCTCCTCGCAGACCTCCGTCCAGACCACCCCCACCGATGGTGCTGGGTGCTAGCGGGTCTGCAGGTGGACAAAAGCAGGCCAAAATCTCCCACAGCCAGAATAACCTCCCCTCTCAACAGCATCCAGCAGCACAGAGCAGGGTGAGAGTTGGACAGTCACCAAGTCAACATCCTTACCTAAAACCCCACTCATCCCTTTTGCTGACACAGTCCAACATCCAGCCACGGCCCCATCCTCGTTCCCAGAACCAGTCGGTATCAATCCGGGAGGCACATAGGGAGGAGGAAGCAAGGGCACCATTTACTATCACCTTTGGCAGACTATACAGTCTGAAGGGCCTGAGGGACAAAATGAGCAGGCTTCCAGCTCAGAGCAAGAAAAGCGGCAAGAGAGGCGGCACCAGCTCTCCGGTACAAGGACGTAAGAGCACGAGCTAG
- the fam83ga gene encoding protein FAM83G isoform X2 yields the protein MALSQIQCLDENHVNPRTHESKPEFLYCEDQRLALEALLRDGREAFTKHLEARGLRGFLSDLELETFLEAVEPYDPDSDLFPVNAEDDEPPLSLHYWPDLSDTSVPQLDLGWPDSESYRGVTRATVYTQPPLDGQAHIKEVVRKMIAQAQKVIAVVMDVFTDVDIFRDLLDAGFKRRVAVYILLERTTLPHFMSMCQRANMHAGHLKHLRVRCMDGAEFYTRSCTKVKGRMGHRFMFVDGDKAVSGSYNFTWMSSRLDRNLITVVTGQAVDAFDRLFRHLYVTSSSVDLRQIATEPEPEPEPLPQPAAVVPPSAALARKLYNPKYALLTIGNPSQTSTPSADPSSSKEPLNLENSKNPDVPETDKRRKKRASKEAIEVPPLHPGLIDLEKACLISYLPTWPEPDPPSDVIGFINIRDSSKPTQVHMQRSEMFETSQAIRFSSPLSMPKETLPEVAKPRQFTAKCDEVKKLQPMGDKTKAGESLVDSVQPTQLTPQPDDIKCKKEGHEQEPSSGQKSKPTKDTTEAHRITTKNKLLSSTPLVQDAGSNTTPHLIAHTAAQSSSSKVSTPNSHGSSDSTQTVTTNSSKSESLPELNTQNKAETTLNTQRLVAHETQTLESTSTQSPHLHAPAESNSEQCTQEPTGLPPTNSHTQQQSSSEMTSVIHSNISTASASETNSHSTSVTTNVCTPLSSTLASPVLPPLASPSGMLDLTPPSSTTSPPPPIPKPRTIHLVIKGTNEDLPEFSVDRTERLASMGQLVVHSKPEVATVAQTPPEKEPETVLELHTSKMGKQRDTENTGSPEEAPQQERTVASKETKGKGAVALDDTAAETQAQSAVLIPDAPKAGGVHIQEMIPKEINPSTNGKITSKTQTDQTATVVTDTKTLEKALTNCELAQTASETSNNVTQQTHQARGHETQKPSHCETNPPSNGALDNVKCLNASTHSPFSTTANSHSSTDSADDGTSGQISNPSATPPPHMDSKAHMSKDNAHIHAAYQESQLAFKPRGSSHTPERPLRLHLSDTHIRDLRSQTSERELCSLTGLIRAPSSELLPPDSRTHTPDPRSYTPDLQSPTPDGGDGHVSPRDNSTVSTTSEEYYECCESPFRDPIFDSAGYRKNGTPEDHVTFTHTNTPNAATITTSFVSAADVNHNTHPDKNSSCSETQTIMRWEEHTASEENEKEKNVAERRTEQGSQEIETRGKKEAKKTEEHLVRGIDLTEVVEKDNESQPQAPKRKRPLNKSANESLVDGGAALGNSTKEGTDTKRLSTCGLKPDRVSADGERPDKEKVVDKAALKHSKMEKRDRAQSTRDTDGQKYCVQRTPVT from the exons ATGGCGCTGTCCCAGATACAGTGCCTTGATGAGAACCACGTGAACCCGCGGACGCACGAGTCAAAACCTGAGTTTCTCTACTGCGAAGACCAGCGGCTCGCGCTAGAGGCTCTGCTCCGGGATGGCCGCGAGGCCTTCACGAAGCACCTGGAGGCGCGCGGCCTCCGAGGCTTCCTCTCGGACCTGGAGCTGGAAACTTTCCTCGAGGCGGTGGAGCCCTACGACCCGGACTCAGATCTCTTCCCCGTGAATGCAGAGGACGACGAACCCCCGCTCTCACTGCACTATTGGCCAGACCTGTCGGACACATCCGTGCCTCAGTTGGACCTGGGTTGGCCCGACAGCGAGTCTTACCGCGGGGTGACGCGGGCGACGGTGTACACGCAGCCGCCGCTCGATGGTCAGGCGCACATCAAAGAGGTCGTCCGGAAAATGATTGCGCAGGCGCAAAAG GTGATAGCTGTGGTGATGGATGTCTTTACTGACGTCGACATCTTCAGAGACTTGCTAGATGCTGGTTTCAAAAGGAGAGTTGCGGTTTACATCCTGTTGGAACGCACAACGCTACCTCATTTCATGTCCATGTGTCAGCGGGCCAACATGCACGCCGGACATCTCAAG caCCTTCGTGTTCGCTGCATGGACGGAGCAGAGTTCTACACTCGGTCCTGCACCAAGGTCAAAGGGCGAATGGGGCACAGATTCATGTTCGTCGATGGAGACAAAGCCGTGTCTGGATCATacaa TTTCACCTGGATGTCTTCACGATTGGACAGAAATCTCATCACCGTGGTCACTGGCCAGGCAGTAGATGCTTTCGACCGGCTTTTCCGGCACCTTTATGTGACCTCCAGCTCCGTTGACCTCCGGCAAATCGCCACGGAGCCTGAACCTGAGCCGGAGCCTCTCCCACAGCCGGCTGCTGTGGTCCCTCCTTCTGCTGCTCTTGCTAGGAAACTGTACAACCCCAAATATGCCCTGCTGACTATAGGAAACCCTAGCCAGACCTCTACCCCTTCTGCTGACCCCAGTAGCTCCAAAGAACCCCTTAATCTGGAGAACTCCAAGAATCCAGATGTTCCAGAAACcgacaagaggagaaagaaacgGGCCAGTAAAGAAGCTATAGAAGTACCCCCCCTCCATCCTGGACTCATTGATCTAGAAAAAGCATGCTTGATCTCATATTTGCCCACGTGGCCAGAGCCTGACCCCCCCAGCGATGTAATTGGGTTCATTAACATTCGAGATTCCAGCAAACCTACTCAGGTTCATATGCAGCGATCTGAGATGTTTGAAACCAGCCAAGCAATCAGGTTCAGCAGTCCACTGAGCATGCCAAAGGAAACCCTTCCAGAGGTTGCCAAGCCCAGACAGTTCACTGCTAAATGTGACGAGGTGAAAAAACTTCAACCAATGGGAGATAAGACCAAGGCTGGTGAGTCTCTGGTAGACAGTGTTCAGCCAACACAACTCACTCCACAGCCCGATGAcatcaaatgtaaaaaggaaGGGCATGAACAGGAGCCTTCATCTGGACAGAAGTCTAAACCTACCAAGGACACTACTGAGGCTCACAGAATCACCACAAAGAATAAACTGCTTTCAAGCACACCTCTTGTCCAAGATGCAGGCAGCAACACTACACCTCACCTCATTGCACACACAGCTGCCCAATCCAGCAGCAGCAAGGTGTCCACTCCTAACAGTCACGGGTCTTCAGACAGCACACAGACTGTCACAACAAACAGTTCTAAGTCAGAGTCACTTCCAGAATTGAACActcaaaacaaagcagaaacgactttaaacacacaaaggcTTGTTGCACATGAGACACAAACACTGGAGTCTACCAGCACACAGTCTCCACACCTGCATGCGCCAGCTGAGTCAAACTCAGAGCAGTGCACACAAGAACCAACAGGGCTGCCACCTactaattcacacacacagcaacaaagcTCCTCTGAAATGACTTCAGTCATCCACAGCAACATTTCTACAGCCTCTGCTTCTGAAACAAACTCTCACTCCACTAGTGTAACTACAAATGTCTGCACTCCTTTGTCCTCCACTTTAGCTTCTCCTGTCCTTCCTCCTCTCGCCTCTCCTTCTGGAATGTTAGATCTTACCCCTCCTTCTTCCACCACATCCCCACCTCCGCCAATCCCCAAACCTCGTACCATCCATCTGGTTATCAAAGGCACCAATGAGGATCTGCCAGAGTTCAGTGTTGACAGGACTGAGCGCTTGGCCAGCATGGGACAACTGGTGGTCCACAGTAAGCCCGAGGTAGCAACTGTGGCGCAGACCCCACCAGAAAAAGAGCCAGAGACCGTCCTAGAACTACACACTAGCAAAATGGGGAAGCAAAGAGACACTGAGAACACAGGAAGTCCTGAAGAAGCTCCACAACAAGAACGGACTGTGGCTTCCAAAGAGACAAAGGGTAAGGGAGCAGTTGCACTAGATGATACTGCAGCAGAAACACAAGCCCAGTCAGCAGTTTTGATACCTGATGCTCCAAAGGCAGGCGGTGTGCATATTCAAGAAATGATTCCAAAAGAAATCAACCCATCTACAAATGGCAAAATAAcctcaaagacacaaacagaccaAACAGCCACAGTAGTGACAGACACCAAGACCTTAGAAAAAGCCCTGACCAACTGTGAGTTGGCTCAAACAGCAAGTGAAACAAGCAACAATGTgacacaacagacacatcaagCAAGAGGACATGAAACTCAAAAGCCATCACATTGTGAAACGAATCCACCCAGTAATGGTGCGTTAGACAATGTGAAGTGTCTAAACGCTTCAACACACTCTCCTTTTTCTACCACAGCTAACTCCCATTCATCCACAGACAGTGCTGACGATGGCACAAGTGGTCAGATAAGTAATCCAAGTGCCACACCACCACCTCATATGGACAGTAAGGCACATATGTCAAAAGATAACGCGCACATCCACGCCGCCTATCAAGAATCACAACTTGCCTTCAAACCACGGGGAAGCTCACACACTCCAGAAAGACCTCTGCGCTTGCatctgtctgacacacacattcgAGACCTGCGCTCGCAGACCTCGGAGCGAGAACTGTGTTCACTCACTGGTCTCATACGCGCCCCAAGTTCAGAATTGTTGCCTCCAGATTCACGAACGCACACGCCAGACCCTCGTTCATACACTCCAGACTTGCAAAGCCCTACGCCTGACGGTGGCGACGGACATGTCTCGCCGAGGGACAACTCCACTGTCTCCACCACCTCGGAGGAATATTATGAGTGTTGTGAGTCACCTTTTCGTGACCCCATTTTTGACAGTGCGGGTTATCGCAAAAACGGGACACCGGAGGATCATGttaccttcacacacacaaatacccCAAATGCTGCAACCATCACCACCTCTTTTGTCAGTGCTGCAGACGTAAATCATAACACTCATCCAGACAAGAATTCATCATGTAGTGAAACACAAACGATAATGAGGTGGGAGGAGCACACTGcaagtgaagaaaatgaaaaggagaaGAATGTGGCAGAGAGGAGAACAGAGCAGGGTTCCCAGGAGATAGAGACGAGAGGCAAAAAGGAAGCTAAGAAAACAGAAGAGCATTTAGTACGAGGTATAGATTTGACAGAGGTAGTGGAAAAAGACAATGAGTCCCAGCCCCAAGCCCCTAAGAGAAAGAGACCTCTGAACAAATCAGCAAATGAGAGTCTGGTCGATGGAGGAGCAGCTCTGGGAAATTCAACCAAAGAGGGAACGGATACAAAGCGATTGTCCACTTGTGGCCTTAAACCTGATAGGGTTTCTGCTGATGGGGAGAGACCAGACAAGGAGAAGGTGGTGGACAAGGCGGCACTGAAACACAGCAAGATGGAAAAGAGAGACAGGGCCCAGTCAACGAGAGACACTGACGGACAGAAG TATTGTGTTCAGCGTACACCAGTGACATGA